One part of the Odontesthes bonariensis isolate fOdoBon6 chromosome 13, fOdoBon6.hap1, whole genome shotgun sequence genome encodes these proteins:
- the dcps gene encoding m7GpppX diphosphatase: MANAAAKREAISAESDTFSQEAKRAKTDHEKGQEDGKESQCENILAGFKTSSVLSDSAREKIMFIHGEIADQDAVVILEKTPFREETLTELLRGSSLKLEMKNDIYSSYRLQAPPHLNEIKTTVVYPATEKHVKKHQRQESFLVEETGEDYRSITLPYIEKQSLSLQWVYNILEKKAEAQRIVFEDPDPEVGFVLLPDLKWDQKQVDDLYLISITYQRGVKSLRDLTSEHLPLLQNILQKGQDAILQRYKLPASKLRVYLHYQPSYYHLHVHFTKLGYEAPGCGVERAHLLSDVIQNLKSDPRFYETRTLHFPLRADDGLLAKFKEAGRL, encoded by the exons ATGGCAAACGCGGCGGCTAAACGTGAAGCTATCAGCGCTGAAAGTGATACCTTTTCCCAGGAAGCGAAAAGGGCAAAAACAGATCACGAGAAAGGACAAGAAGATGGGAAAGAATCTCAGTGTGAAAATATCCTGGCCGGATTTAAAACATCCAGCGTCTTGAGTGATTCTGCCCGGGAGAAAATCATGTTTATCCACGGAGAG atAGCTGATCAGGACGCTGTGGTGATCCTGGAGAAGACTCCATTCAGAGAGGAGACCCTCACTGAGCTTCTCAGAGGTTCCTCACTGAAGCTGGAGATGAAAAACGATATCTACAGCAGCTATCGGCTTCAGGCTCCTCCTCACCTCAATG AGATTAAGACCACAGTAGTGTACCCAGCCACAGAGAAGCACGTAAAGAAACACCAGAGGCAGGAGAGTTTCCTGGTGGAGGAGACGGGGGAAGACTATCGGTCCATCACTCTACCCTATATTGAGAAGCAGAGCTTAAGTCTGCAG TGGGTATACAACATCCTGGAGAAGAAGGCAGAGGCTCAGAGGATAGTTTTTGAAGATCCTGACCCAGAGGTTGGATTTGTCCTTCTCCCCGATTTAAAGTGGGACCAAAAACAG GTAGATGACTTATACCTGATTTCAATAACATATCAGAGGGGCGTCAAGAGTCTTCGAGACCTGACGTCAGAGCACCTTCCACTGCTGCAGAACATCCTCCAGAAAGGACAG GACGCCATCCTTCAGCGCTACAAGCTTCCAGCCAGCAAGCTGAGGGTCTACCTGCACTACCAGCCCTCCTACTACCACCTGCACGTCCACTTCACCAAGCTGGGCTACGAGGCGCCGGGCTGCGGCGTCGAGCGCGCCCACCTCCTCTCAGACGTCATCCAAAACCTCAAGTCGGACCCCCGTTTCTACGAAACCCGGACGCTGCACTTCCCCCTGAGGGCGGACGACGGGCTGCTCGCCAAGTTCAAGGAGGCGGGGAGGCTGTAG
- the ids gene encoding iduronate 2-sulfatase isoform X1 yields the protein MYEVDRIWLFLLLLRTLTLAVDATTGKQFGTRVSGERKNVLFILADDLRTSLGCYGDKLVKSPNIDQLASKGKVFLNAYAQQAVCAPSRTSMLTGRRPDTTRLYDFKSYWRVHSGNYTTLPQYFKSKGYYTMSVGKVFHPGIASNHTDDYPYSWTIPAYHPASFRFEKEKMCKGEDGQLHANLLCAVNVTEQPGGTLPDLESTDEAVRLLKSRAKDDTPFFLAVGFHKPHIPFRIPQEYLSLYPLENMTLAPDPDVPQLLPPVAYNPWTDVRKRDDVQKLNVSFPYGPIPKDFQLRIRQHYYAAVSYMDAQVGRLLSALDDLGLANSTLIVFTSDHGWSLGEHGEWAKYSNFDVTTHVPLIMFIPGVKAGLNWPGESNFPLIDVLRRSHHGFMKAKVIRNMVELVDIFPTVSFLAGLKEPKSCPERSFQVELCTEGDNLAYRYQHRERINTEIMAYSQYPRPADTPQVNSDLPDLKDITVMGYSLRCWDYRYTLWLGFNPNTFQVNVSDVHAGELYMLADDPGQDRNIYSESDHSVMMRKMASLPHNVSLQMRLKFQFHYLTAGMKTSRARV from the exons ATGTACGAAGTTGACCGCATATGGCTTTTCCTGCTGCTCCTTCGTACTCTGACACTTGCTGTTGATGCGACCACAGGTAAACAGTTTGGTACTCGAGTGAGTGGAG AGAGGAAAAACGTCCTATTCATCTTGGCGGATGATTTGCGGACGTCCCTGGGTTGCTATGGAGACAAGCTGGTTAAATCACCGAACATTGACCAGCTGGCGTCTAAAGGCAAAGTATTTCTCAATGCGTACGCTCAG CAAGCTGTGTGCGCTCCCAGTCGTACGTCCATGTTAACTGGTCGCAGACCAGACACGACCAGGCTCTATGACTTCAAATCTTACTGGAGAGTCCATTCTGGGAACTACACGACTCTGCCACAGTACTTTAAATCTAAAGGGTACTACACCATGTCCGTGGGAAAGGTATTTCATCCAG GAATTGCCTCTAACCACACTGATGACTACCCTTACAGCTGGACCATCCCTGCCTACCACCCAGCTTCATTTAGATTTGAGAAAGAGAAG ATGTGTAAAGGAGAGGACGGTCAACTCCATGCCAACTTGCTATGTGCAGTGAACGTGACGGAGCAGCCAGGGGGAACCCTCCCTGATCTGGAGAGCACAGACGAGGCTGTGAGGTTATTGAAGAGTCGGGCAAAAGATGACACTCCTTTCTTCCTGGCTGTGGGCTTTCATAAGCCGCACATACCGTTCAGGATTCCACAG GAGTACCTGAGCTTATATCCCCTCGAAAATATGACTCTGGCCCCCGACCCGGACGTCCCCCAACTCCTTCCACCTGTGGCCTACAACCCCTGGACGGACGTGAGAAAGAGGGACGATGTCCAAAAACTCAACGTTAGCTTCCCTTATGGCCCAATTCCCAAAGACTTCCAG CTGCGTATCCGTCAGCACTACTACGCCGCTGTGTCTTACATGGACGCTCAGGTTGGAAGGCTGCTCAGCGCGCTCGACGATCTGGGGCTGGCTAACAGCACTTTGATTGTGTTCACCTCTGATCACG GTTGGTCTCTAGGTGAACACGGCGAGTGGGCCAAATACTCGAATTTTGACGTGACGACACACGTCCCCCTCATCATGTTCATTCCTGGTGTAAAAGCAGGCCTTAACTGGCCGGGAGAGTCAAATTTCCCTCTTATTGATGTTTTAAGAAGATCGCATCACGGCTTCATGA AAGCCAAAGTTATAAGAAACATGGTGGAGCTGGTGGACATCTTTCCTACTGTGTCCTTCCTGGCCGGCCTAAAAGAACCAAAATCCTGTCCTGAACGTTCTTTCCAG GTGGAGTTGTGTACAGAAGGAGATAACCTGGCTTACAGATATCAACACAGAGAAAGAATTAATACAGAAATCATGGCTTATAGCCAATACCCTCGACCTGCTGATACCCCACAG GTGAACTCTGACCTCCCTGACCTTAAAGACATAACGGTGATGGGTTACTCCCTGCGCTGCTGGGATTACAGATACACACTGTGGCTGGGCTTCAACCCCAACACCTTTCAG GTGAATGTATCTGACGTCCATGCTGGAGAGCTCTACATGTTAGCCGACGACCCGGGTCAGGACAGGAACATCTACAGTGAGTCTGACCACAGTGTGATGATGAGGAAGATGGCCAGCCTTCCTCAT AATGTGAGCCTGCAGATGAGACTGAAGTTCCAGTTTCACTACCTCACAGCAGGGATGAAGACGAGCAGAGCGAGGGTGTGA
- the ids gene encoding iduronate 2-sulfatase isoform X2 translates to MYEVDRIWLFLLLLRTLTLAVDATTERKNVLFILADDLRTSLGCYGDKLVKSPNIDQLASKGKVFLNAYAQQAVCAPSRTSMLTGRRPDTTRLYDFKSYWRVHSGNYTTLPQYFKSKGYYTMSVGKVFHPGIASNHTDDYPYSWTIPAYHPASFRFEKEKMCKGEDGQLHANLLCAVNVTEQPGGTLPDLESTDEAVRLLKSRAKDDTPFFLAVGFHKPHIPFRIPQEYLSLYPLENMTLAPDPDVPQLLPPVAYNPWTDVRKRDDVQKLNVSFPYGPIPKDFQLRIRQHYYAAVSYMDAQVGRLLSALDDLGLANSTLIVFTSDHGWSLGEHGEWAKYSNFDVTTHVPLIMFIPGVKAGLNWPGESNFPLIDVLRRSHHGFMKAKVIRNMVELVDIFPTVSFLAGLKEPKSCPERSFQVELCTEGDNLAYRYQHRERINTEIMAYSQYPRPADTPQVNSDLPDLKDITVMGYSLRCWDYRYTLWLGFNPNTFQVNVSDVHAGELYMLADDPGQDRNIYSESDHSVMMRKMASLPHNVSLQMRLKFQFHYLTAGMKTSRARV, encoded by the exons ATGTACGAAGTTGACCGCATATGGCTTTTCCTGCTGCTCCTTCGTACTCTGACACTTGCTGTTGATGCGACCACAG AGAGGAAAAACGTCCTATTCATCTTGGCGGATGATTTGCGGACGTCCCTGGGTTGCTATGGAGACAAGCTGGTTAAATCACCGAACATTGACCAGCTGGCGTCTAAAGGCAAAGTATTTCTCAATGCGTACGCTCAG CAAGCTGTGTGCGCTCCCAGTCGTACGTCCATGTTAACTGGTCGCAGACCAGACACGACCAGGCTCTATGACTTCAAATCTTACTGGAGAGTCCATTCTGGGAACTACACGACTCTGCCACAGTACTTTAAATCTAAAGGGTACTACACCATGTCCGTGGGAAAGGTATTTCATCCAG GAATTGCCTCTAACCACACTGATGACTACCCTTACAGCTGGACCATCCCTGCCTACCACCCAGCTTCATTTAGATTTGAGAAAGAGAAG ATGTGTAAAGGAGAGGACGGTCAACTCCATGCCAACTTGCTATGTGCAGTGAACGTGACGGAGCAGCCAGGGGGAACCCTCCCTGATCTGGAGAGCACAGACGAGGCTGTGAGGTTATTGAAGAGTCGGGCAAAAGATGACACTCCTTTCTTCCTGGCTGTGGGCTTTCATAAGCCGCACATACCGTTCAGGATTCCACAG GAGTACCTGAGCTTATATCCCCTCGAAAATATGACTCTGGCCCCCGACCCGGACGTCCCCCAACTCCTTCCACCTGTGGCCTACAACCCCTGGACGGACGTGAGAAAGAGGGACGATGTCCAAAAACTCAACGTTAGCTTCCCTTATGGCCCAATTCCCAAAGACTTCCAG CTGCGTATCCGTCAGCACTACTACGCCGCTGTGTCTTACATGGACGCTCAGGTTGGAAGGCTGCTCAGCGCGCTCGACGATCTGGGGCTGGCTAACAGCACTTTGATTGTGTTCACCTCTGATCACG GTTGGTCTCTAGGTGAACACGGCGAGTGGGCCAAATACTCGAATTTTGACGTGACGACACACGTCCCCCTCATCATGTTCATTCCTGGTGTAAAAGCAGGCCTTAACTGGCCGGGAGAGTCAAATTTCCCTCTTATTGATGTTTTAAGAAGATCGCATCACGGCTTCATGA AAGCCAAAGTTATAAGAAACATGGTGGAGCTGGTGGACATCTTTCCTACTGTGTCCTTCCTGGCCGGCCTAAAAGAACCAAAATCCTGTCCTGAACGTTCTTTCCAG GTGGAGTTGTGTACAGAAGGAGATAACCTGGCTTACAGATATCAACACAGAGAAAGAATTAATACAGAAATCATGGCTTATAGCCAATACCCTCGACCTGCTGATACCCCACAG GTGAACTCTGACCTCCCTGACCTTAAAGACATAACGGTGATGGGTTACTCCCTGCGCTGCTGGGATTACAGATACACACTGTGGCTGGGCTTCAACCCCAACACCTTTCAG GTGAATGTATCTGACGTCCATGCTGGAGAGCTCTACATGTTAGCCGACGACCCGGGTCAGGACAGGAACATCTACAGTGAGTCTGACCACAGTGTGATGATGAGGAAGATGGCCAGCCTTCCTCAT AATGTGAGCCTGCAGATGAGACTGAAGTTCCAGTTTCACTACCTCACAGCAGGGATGAAGACGAGCAGAGCGAGGGTGTGA